GCAGCCCCGAATGGCCAGAAAAGCCATGTTGAAGCTCTCCGAGGAATCGGCGGGGCGCTGGCGGCCCAGCGCCAGCAGGGTATCCAGGTCGATACCCAGCTCCTGCCGGGCGTAGTCGCCCAAAAACTGGTTCATCAGGGCCGGACTGAAGTGGTCGAAGCCCGCCGCCACGGCCGTGTGGGTGGTAAAGTGGTTGCCGGGGCGCGTCACGGCCAGCGCCGCCTCAAAGGCGAGGCCGGTTTCCCGCATCAAGGTCTTGGCCCGCTCCAGCACCACGAAGGCCGCGTGGCCTTCGTTGAGGTGGCACACGTCGGGCCGGATACCCAGGGCTTGCAGCACGCGCCAGCCCCCGATGCCGAGAATAATTTCCTGCTGAATGCGCTGCTCCATGCCCCCGCCGTACAGCTCGGTCGTGACGCCCCGGTGCTGCGGCAGGTTGGCCGGGTCGTTGCTATCAAGCAGATACAGCATCACGTCGCCCACCTTCGCCTGCCAGATGCGCAGCCACACCGGAAAGCCCGACAGGGTAATCCGTAGCCGCAGCCACTCCCCATTGGGCAGCCGCAGCGGGGTAATGGGCAGCTGGCCGGGGTCGTTGTACGGAAACAGCGCCTGCTGCATCCCCTGGCGGTCAATTTCCTGCCGAAAGTAGCCCTGCTGGTACAGCAGCCCTACCCCCACCACGGGCACGCCCAGGTCGCTGGCCGTTTTCAGCTGGTCGCCGGCCACGTTGCCCAGCCCGCCCACGTAAATGGGCAGCGCCTCGCTCAGCATATACTCCATGCTGAAATAGGCCACGCAGGTCAGGGGCGAATTCGGGTGCTGCTCTTGAAACCACTTGGGGCGGTCGGTGGCCTGTTGCTTTTGCGTCGTCAGGGCCTTCATTTGGCCTTGGAAGGCCGGGTCGGCGAGGCGCTTCTCCAGCACCTCACGCGAGGCGGTTTGCAGCACTACCCAGGGGTTGTGGGTGCGGTCCCACAGCTCGGCATCGAGTTGCTGCCAGAGCGTATCGGCCGCGTGGTTCCACGACCATTGCAGGTCGAGGGCCAGCTCGGTCAGGGTATCGAGGCCGGGTAGCTCGGTGGGTAGGAAGCCGTGGCTTCGGCTGAAATTTGGGCTGTCTGTGGTCATAGGGTTTGGGGGTTGCATTTTAGCTCGCCCTCCGTGTGACCCCACCCCCTAGCCCCCTCCCCTTCGGGAGAGGGGGAACTAGCTCTAAATCTAAAGGACTAATTGCTAGTTTTTTAAAGCTAAGGCTAGTTCCCCCTCTCCCGAAGGGGAGGGGGCTAGGGGGTGGGGTCACGCGGAGGGCGACACTGTTACTAAATCAGGATTTCGCCAGGGCGGTATCCACCATTTCCTGGGCTTGTGCCATAATCTTAGCGAGATGTTCCTGTCCCAGAAAACTTTCGCCATAAATCTTATAGATAGCCTCCGTGCCCGAAGGCCGGGCGGCAAACCACCCGTTCTCAGTCGTCACTTTCAGGCCCCCAATGGGCGCGTGGTTGCCGGGGGCCTGGGTCAGAATGGCGGTTATTTTCTCGCCGGCCAGCTCGGTACTGGTCACCTGGCTGGCGGTGAGGGCCGCGAGCTTTTGCTGCTGGGCCGGCGTGGCCGGGGCCTCCGCCAGCTTGGTTACCGGGTCGCCCAGCTCGTGGGTGATAGCCTGGTACAGGTCGCCGGGGTCCTTGCCCAGGCACGCCGTGATTTCGGCCGATAGCAGGGCCGGGATGAACCCGTCTTTGTCGGTGGTCCAGACCTGGCCATTAAGCCGCGAAAACGCGGCCCCGGCGCTTTCCTCGGCCGCAAACCCCAGGGAGCCATCGAGCAGGCCCGCGGCAAACCACTTGAAGCCGACGGGCGTTTCAAACACCCGGCGGCCCAGCCGGGTCGCCGCCCGTTCGAGCAGCTGGCTGGTAACCACCGACTTGCCCACGGCCGCCGCGTCGCCCCAGTCAGGCCGGTGCCGAAAGAGGTAGTCCACGCACACGGTGAGGTAGTGGTTGGGGGGTAGCAGGCCGTGGCTGCGGGTCACTATGCCGTGCCGGTCGTGGTCGGTGTCGCAGGCAAAGGCGATGTCGAACTTGTCCTTCAGCTTAATGAGGCTCTGCATAGCGTAGGGCGAGGACGGGTCCATGCGAATCTGCCCGTCCCAATCCACGGTCATGAAGCGGAACGTGGGGTCCACGGTCTGGTTAACCACCGTGAGGTTGAGCCGGTAGTGCGCCCCGATGGCTCCCCAGTAATGCACCCCGGCCCCGCCCAGCGGGTCCACGCCCAGGTGCAGGCCCCCGCCCCGGATAACGTCCATGTCAAGCACGTTGCCTAGGTCGGCAATGTAGGTATTGAGGTAGTCGTGCGTCTGCGTGGTAGCGGCCCGCCGGGCTTTTTCCAGCGACATGCGCTGTACCCCTTTTAAGTTATTGGTGAGCAGCTCGTTGGCCTTATTTTGAATCCACTCCGTCACGGCCGTGGCGGCCCCGCCGCCCTGGGGCGGGTTGTACTTAAAGCCACCGTCGTGGGGCGGGTTGTGCGAGGGCGTAATCACGATGCCGTCGGCCCAGCCGTGTTTCCGGCCCTGGTTATACCCCACGATGGCGTGCGAAATAACCGGCGTGGGCGTGTACTCGCCATCGGTGGCCAGCATCACGGTTACCCCATTAGCGGCCAGCACTTCAAGGGCGGTGCTGAGGGCCGGCACCGAAAGGGCGTGGGTATCCAGGCCCATAAACAGCGGGCCGTCAATCTGATGTGCTTTCCGATACAGGCAAATGCTCTGGGTAATGGCCAGGATATGGTCTTCGTTAAAGGACCGGGTGAAGGACGAGCCGCGGTGCCCAGCCGTGCCAAACGCCACGCGCTGGGCCGGCACCGCCGGGTCCGGCTTATCGGTGTAGTAGGCCGACACGAGCCGGGGCACGTTGACCAGGATATCGGGCGGGGCCGGCTTGCCGGCCAAAGGGCTTATCTTCATAAGGGGGGTAGGGTTACCTGATTCGGTTTTCGGCCGCCGCCGGAGAGCCACCACGAGAGCCAGTGGGTAAAGCAGGGCAAGATTACGCCCCGGCCAGCGCGGCCAGCCTGACGAAAATCAGCCCAAGGGGTGATAATTGACAGCTAATCGCCCTCCGCGGCAACCTCACGGGACCCCTTTGGGGCATAGCCCCTTCTCCTGCGGAGAGGGGGAACTAGTTTTAATCTTAAAAGTCTAGCCTCTAGAATGTTATAACTAGAACTAGTCCACCCTCTCCGCAGGAGAGGGGGCTATGCCCCAAAGGGGTCCCGTGAAGTTGCCGCAGAGGGCGAGTACTCAGCCCGCCCTACTGCCCCTCGCGCCCCTTATCCTTTTTCAATGCCTCAAACCCCGAAACCACGTCGAATAGCTCTTCGTCAATGGCGCTCTGCCGCTGGCGGTAGTACTGGTGCGACATGTCATCGAGCAGGGAGTTGATGTTCTTTTCGGCCCGCTGCATGGCTTGCAGGCGGCTGGCGTTCTCACTGGCCAATGATTCGGCGCAGGCTTTGAACAGGGATACGAACAGCAGCTCGTGCAACAGGGCCGCCAGCGTGGGCGGACGGCCACCCGCCACCTGGGGCACTAGCTTGGTGGGCCAGGTGAGCTGCGCGATGTCGGCCCGCCATTTGGCATCCAGCGGCAGCAGGCGCTGCTGCACGGGCTGATAGCCAGCGGCTTGGGTGGGCTGGTTGTGAAAGACGTAGAACTCCGTCAGCTCGCCTTTGGCCAGGTTTTGCTGGGCCTGGAGCAGGAGCTTGCCTACCAGCGGCGTAACGGCCTTGAGCGAGCTGGGCACGCCAAACCGGGAGGTGAGCGGCAGGCCGTGGTCGGCCAGCAGCAGTTGCACCCGCTCGCCCACGCCCCATACTTCCTGGGGGCCGGGCAGGGCGTGCAGGGCCTGGGCCACGAAGTCGGCCAGCGAGCTGTTGAAGGAACCCACCAGGCCCTGGTCGGACCCAAAAACCAGGGCGCAAATGCGGGGCGGGGGAGCCTTTGGAGGGGCCGGCTTCGGGACGTCCAAAGGCTCGCGGGGCTCCGAGGCGAAGTAGGCCACCAGGCCCAGCGCTACGGTTCGGTAGTACTCCGCGAGGGAGCTTACCGCCGCTTCGTACTGGCTGATATTGGCCGCCGCCATCGCTTTCATAGCCCGCACCACGGATTTAATATCCTTGGCACCCGCCATTTTGTGGGTCAGTTGTAGCAGCGTTTCCATAAGTAGTTCAGCGCAATTGATTTTGCAAAAAGGCCGTCATGCTCATCTGGTTTTGCCAGACTACTTATCAGGCTGGGGACTTGGAGTCCGCCGGAGGCGGGGGCTTAGGGGCCGCCGGGGGCGGGGGCGGGGGAGCCGCCGCAGGTGGGGGAGGCGGGGGCTTTGAAGCCGCCGGGGCTGGTGACTTAGAGTCCGCCGGGGCCGCCGGCGGGGGCGTGGGGGCCGCCGGGGGCGGGGGCTGAAAAGGGGCCAGCACCGTTTTGGCGTTGGCCAGCAGGGCATCGTGGTCGGCTGGGAGCAGGGGCTTTTCGGAGGCTAGGCGCTGGAGTAGGTCGGGGGGTAGGGCCTGGCTGCTTTGGATGAGCTGGGCCTGGGCATCGGGCATTTTCTCCAGGGGCACCTGGTCGAAGTAGCCGCTGGTGAGGGCCAGCAGCACCACCAGCTGCTCGGTTACCGCCAGCGGGCGCAGCTCCGACTGCTTGAGCCACTGGCGGATGCGCTGGCCGTGGTCGATAACGGTTTGCGTGTGCGCATCGAGCCGGGTGCCGAAGCGGGCGTAGTTTTCCAACTCCTCAAACTGCGCGTAGTCCAGCTTGAGCGAGCCGGTGGCGGCGCGGTAGGCGGGCAGCTGGGCCACGCCGCCCACCCGCGACACGGATTTGCCCACATCGACGGCCGGCAGAATGCCCGCCTCAAACAGCTTGGGCGAGAGGTATATCTGGCCATCGGTGATGGAGATGAGGTTGGTCGGAATGTAGGCCGAGATGTTCTGGGCTTCGGTTTCGATGACGGGTAGGGCCGTGAGCGAGCCGCCGCCCAGCGCCGGGCTCAGGTGCGTAGACCGTTCCAACAGGCGCGAGTGGATGTAGAAAATATCGCCCGGAAACGCCTCCCGGCCCGGTGGCCGCCGCAGCAGCAGCGACAGCTCGCGGTAGGCGCGGGCGTGGTGCGTGAGGTCATCGTACACGATGAGCACGTCGCGGCCCTGCTCCATAAAGTGCTCGGCTATGCTGGTGGCCGCGTAGGGCGCGATGTATTCCAGGCCCGGCGCGTCGTTGCCTTCCGCCACCAGCACCACGGTGTAGGCCATTGCCTGGTGCTTACGGAGGATGGCAATCAGCTTGGCCACCGCCGAGGCCCGTTGCCCAATGGCGCAGTACACGCACAACACGTTCTTACCCTGCTGATTAAGAATGGTATCGAGGGCAATGGCGGTTTTGCCGGTCTGCCGGTCGCCCAGAATCAGCTCGCGCTGACCCCGCCCGATGGGAATGAGGGCATCGAGCACCTTGAGGCCGGTTTGCAGCGGCGTATCGACCGCCGCCCGGTCCATGATGGCCGCGGCCGGCCGCTCGATGGGCAGGCGCGTGGCAGTGCGAATAGGCGGCCGCTCATCCAGCGGCTCGCCCAGCGGGTTGATAACCCGGCCGAGCAGCGCGTCGCCCACCGGCACGTCCATGACCCGGCCCGTGCGCTCCACCTCGTCGCCCACGCTCACCCGCGAATCCTCGCCCAGCAGGATAACCCCGATTTCGTCGGCATCCAGGTTGTAGGCAATGCCAAACAGGCCGCTGGGAAACGTCAGCAGCTCCTCAAAGCCCGCCCCCGGCAGCCCGGCCACCCGCACCACCCCCGCCGACACGCTGATAACCGTGCCCAGCTCGCGGGGCACCAGCGCGGGCACAAACGCCTCGCTGGCCCGCACCAGTTCGGCAAAAACGTCGCTCAAAGCCTCGGGCAGCTTACTTGACGACATGAGGCTTGGCTTTAGGATGCGGGGCAGGGGTAGGCGCGGGGGCTTTGGCGTGAGTAGGCGCGGGGGCTTTGACGTGAGCAGGCGCGTGGGCTTTAGCATGAGCCTGCTTGGGAGCCGGCGCGGGGGCCGGGTCAGGAGCCGGCTTGGGGGCTGGCGCTGGGGCCGGGTCAGGAGTCGGCTTGGGGGCTGGGTCAGGGGCTGGCTTGGGAACTGGGTCAGGGGCTGGCTTGGCGGCTGGGTCGGGGGCCGGCTCGTCGTCCGGATCAGGAGCCGGCTTAGGAGCCGGCGTGGCTTTTTCCAGCGCCACCAGGTAGTCGGCTACGTCCCAGGCCAGCTTGAAGCCATTCGCGCTCAGACTGATACCACTGATGAGGGCCGGGTTGGCCGTAAACTCCAGGTCCGGGGCCGCCCCCAGCAGGTCCACCAGCGTTGTTTTAATGGTTGCCTGCTGTTTCGGGGTGAGGGCGGAGGCGCTCTGCACCTGCATCGGCTTTTTGTTGGCTTGGAACGCGGCGACCAAGGGCTTCTTATCATCGTCGCTCAGCTTATGCAGGCGCTGCACGAACACGTCCACGGCCTGGGCCTCCAGGCTCACCGAAGCCAGGTCGGCCAGGGCTTTTTTGGCCACCGCGAAAACGGTCTGCCGGGTTTGCCGAGCCAGGTCGGCCTGCTGGGTAGCCTGGCTTTCCTGCAAGGCTTTCTGTTGCTTGGCGCGTTGGTCATCGGCCTCCTGGCGGGCGGCGGCCAGCAGCTTTTGGCGCTGGGTTTCGGCATCGTTCGTGGCGGCCGTTAGCAGGGCTTGCTTTTGCGCATCGAAGGCCGCGGTTTTCTTCGTCAGCTCGTCGTGGGCGGCTTTGGCTTCGTCTTTCTGAGTTTTGGCAGCTTTGAGCTGCGCCGAAATCTTCTTCTCGCGCTGGTCCATAGCGGCCAGAATGGGGGCGTATAAAAAGCGCCGCATCAACCACACCAGCAGGGCGAAGTTGAGGAGCTGTGCAATGACCGTGAACCAGTTAATTTTCATGACCGTCGCGTTATTTATGGGCGGCGATGACGTGGTTCCAGAACGGGTTGGCGAAAATGAGAATCATCGACACCACAAAGCAGTAAATGGCGGTCGATTCAATCATGGCCAGGCCCACGAACAGGGTGCGCGTAATGGTCGAGGAGGCATCGGGCTGCTGGGCCAGCGCACTCATGGCCGCCGCCACGGCCTTGCCCTCGCTCAGGGCCGGCGTTATGATACCAATGGAGGTAGTGAAGCCCGCCATGATGATGGAAATCATGGCAATAGTGGTGATGCTGTCCATAAAATTTTGGTGTGTAAGTGCTTGGGTGAAAATGCTTTAGTAGTCGCCCTCCGTGGCAACCTCACCCCCTAGCCCCCTCTCCAAAAAAGAGGGGGGACTAGTTCTAGTTTTTAGCTCTAGGCTAGCTTTTTTAGAGCTAGTTCCCCCTCTTTTTTGGAGAGGGGGCTAGGGGGTGAGGTTAATGCGGAGGGCGATTAACAGGAGGGGTACTAACTGCTACTCAGCCGGCAACGGCTGGTCGGCGGGAGTTTTGGTGACGGCCGCCGCGATATAAACCGTGGCCAGAATGGCGAAAATATACGCCTGCACCATCCCCGTGAGCAGCCCCAATAAACTCATGAGCACCGGAAAAAACAGGGGCGCGATGCTCAGCAGAATGGCCACAATCAGGCCCCCGCTCATGATGTTGCCAAACAGCCGCACAGCCAGCGCCAGCGTGCGCGAAGCGTCGGTGATGAGGTTGAAGGGCAGCATGATAAAGGTGGGCTGCACGAAGGTTTTCAGGTAGTGGCGCAGGCCCATTTGCGAAATGCTGAACGCCGGCACGGCGATAAACACCGCCAGCGCCAGCGCTACCGTGGTCGAGAGCGAGCCGGTGGGGGCCTGGTAATCAGGTAGCACGATGCCGAAATTGGCCAGGGCGATAAACAGAAACAACGTGCCGATAAAGCCGATGTAGCGGGCCGGCTGCGGTAGGCCCACCTGCTCGATTTGGGTGTTGATGCCCGACACGATTATTTCGAGCGCGCACTGCCAGCGGGCCGGGTGGAGGCCGGTTTTCAGGTGGCGGGTGCCCCAGGCCGCGGCCCCCACCATCAGCAGCATAATGCCCCAGGTGGTCACCAGCGTGAGGTTAATGGTCACGAAACCGCGCTGCCAGAAGACAACTTCATCCGAGCTAAGATGCATGGGGTAGGGGGGTAGCGGTGGGAGGGGTAGGGGGCGTTGCCGGCCGGGTGCCGGCCGCCACCAAATAGCGCGCGGTCACGAAGCCCAGGAGGCAGGCGAGCAGCGCCCGCCAGTCGCCCCCGCGCCCCACGAAGTAGAACCCTGCCCCCACGCTCCCCGCACGCAGCCAAAAGCTGCCCAGCACCCACAGGGCCGGCGCGCGGGAGGTCAGGCTGAGCCGCACCGTTAGCCAGAGGCCGTAAAAAAACAGGGTGCCCAGGGCCAGGCCAGCGACCAGGGCCAGGGCCAGGGCCATTCTAACGGGTTCAGTCATCAGTTTTGGGCGTTGATTTTGAGGGGGGAGTTTCTTTATCTTCCTGCTTTACCCAGAACCACGCCATGCCGCACCCCAGCACCAGGCCCGCCAGCAGCAGCGTCAGGGTCCAGGACAAGGGGGCGGGCGCGGGCTCGTGCTTATCGAGCCACACGCCCAGGGCCGCGCCGGCCAGCGTGGGCACCACCACCGTCCAGCCCACGGTACCAAACAAACTCAGGCCGTGCAAGATGACGGGGCTATCGTCGGGCGGGGCCTGGCGCTTGCGGCGGGCCTTCTCGCCCACCAGGCGGCTAAAGGCAGATTCGGGGGGGGTAGGGGTCTTCATGGCTAGGTGGGGCGATATTTTTCGAGCCGGGCAATGAAGCCGCTTTCCAGCTGCGCCATCACCCGGCGGTTGGTGCGCTCGGCGGCTTCCTGCGCCTTAAACTGCTTATCGACTGCCGCCTGGAGCTGCGCCAAATCGGAGCCGCCCAGCGCCTGCCGCACCGCCACCGACACCTGCGCCCCGGCCTTGGTCAGCACGCCCTCATCCACCGCCACGTACTGCTCGGGACTGCCGTCGGTCTGGTAAGTCAAAATGCCGGGCACCAGCGCCGCCACGCAGTCGAGGCGGTGGGGTAGCAGGCCATACGAGCCCTCGCTCGTCTCAAACACCACGCGCCGTACCCCCGCCACGTCGAGAAAAACCTCGGACGGCAGCAGCACTTTCAGGTGCATCAGGTCATCGCTCATCGGTGGGGGGTTGATTAAGAGTTGGTAATCACTGTTTTATAAAAACCGTCCGTCATGCTGAGCGCAGCGGAGCGGAGTCGAAGCATCTCTACCGCTTCATCCACGCCGTTCAACGGTGCGGTAGAGATGCTTCGACTCCGCTCCGCTGCGCTCAGCATGACGTTCTTTATTAAGATGTTAGCTATGCGGCGGCCACTGCCGGCACTGCTGCCGCCGGTGGAGCCGCCGCGTCTGGTTTCGATGGGTCCGGCTTCGACGCGTCCGGTTTCGACGGGTCCGGCCCCGGCTTTTTAGCCTGGTCGGCGGCTTTCTTTATCACTTCGTCAATAGTGCCTACCATGTAAAAGGCGCTCTCCGGCAGGTCCTTAAATTCGTCGGCCAGAATCCGTTCGCACCCGCTCAGGGCATCTTCCAGGCTCACATCGACGCCTTTGAGGCCGGTGAACTGCTCGGTGGTAAAAAAAGGCTGCGTCAGGAAGCGCTCCAGGCGGCGGGCGCGGCCCACCAGGCTGCGGTCGGTGGGTGAAAGCTGGTCCATACCCAGCATGGCGATGATGTCCTGCAAGTCTTCGTACTGCGAGAGCACCCGCCGGATTTCCTGCGCCAGCCCATAATGCCGGTCGCCGATAATGCCGGGGGTCGCCATTTTGGAATTCGACTTCAACAGGTCCACGGCCGGGTACATGCCCTCGCTCGCCCGCTCGCGCGACAGGGCCAGCGAGGCCGACAAGTGCGAAAAAGCGTGGACGGCCGACGGGTCGGTCAGGTCGTCGGCCGGCACGTACACGGCCTGAATGGCGGTAATGGCCCCGGCCGCGGTGTTGGTAATGCGCTCTTCCAGCTTGGAAAGCTCGGTGCCCAGCGTGGGCTGGTAGCCCAGGCGCGAGGGCATCTGGCCCAGCAGCCCCGACACTTCCATGCCCGCCTGCATAAACCGGAACAGGTTGTCGATGAGCAGCAGCACGTCGCGGTGCTCGTCGTCGCGGAAATACTCGGCCACGGTCAGGGCCGCGTGCCCCACCCGAAACCGGGCACCGGGCGGCTCGTTCATCTGCCCAAAAAACATCACCATGTTTTTCAGCACGTCGGCCTCCTTCATCTGGTCGTACAGCTCGTAGCCCTCGCGGCACCGCTCGCCGATGCCGCAAAACAGGCTTATCCCCTTGGTGTGGCCCACCATGTTGTGAATCAGCTCGGTGAGCAGCACGGTTTTGCCCACGCCCGCGCCGCCAAACAAGCCGGCTTTGCCGCCCTGCTCCAGCGGCACCAGCACATCAATGGCCTTGATGCCGGTGAGAAAAATCTGCGAAGTAGTCAGCCGCTGGGCCAGCGGTGGGGGCACCTGGTGAATGTTGCGCCGGGGCAGCGGGGGCAGCGCCGGCCCGTGGTCAATGGTATTACCAAACACGTCGAACATCCGGCCAATAATTTCCTTGCCCACTGGCACCATAAGCTGCTGGCCCTCAGTCTCCAGCTGCATCCCTCTGGCCAGGCCCTGGGTGGGGTCCAGGGAAATGCCGCGCACCGTGTGGTCGTCGAGCTGGGTGGCTACTTCTACGGTAATCAGGGGCGCGGCGGTGGTGCGCAGCACGTCGTAAATCGCCGGCAGCTCGTGCGCAAACCAGACATCGACCACGGTGCCCCGCACCGCCACCACGTGGCCCTGGTTGTGGGAGTCAGGTGGGGCGGGGGCCGCGCCAGCGGCCGGCGAGTGGCTCGAATGATTCATAGGGGGTAGGCGAGTAGGCCGGCAAGCAGCCGCAGCCCCCATCAGTGGGAAGGCTCTAGCAAAGTTGGCCGTTTCCTAAAGCCCATCCGCTGACGATAACCCCTGAAAAACCTGACGTTTATCATGCTCACTCCTAAGTTCAGGCGGCCTTCATTCTTAATTATGAATAAGAACCTGAAATCCGCTCTAGGCAGCCGCCACGGCCGCCACGGCCACGACCCGCTGCGCGGCCCGCACCAGGGCAATAAATTCGTCGGCGTGCAGGGCGGCCCCACCCACCAGGGCCCCGTCAATATCGGGCGCGTGCAGGAAGGGGTCAGCATCGGACGGCGTAACGCTGCCGCCGTACAGGATAAGCGTGGCCGCGGCCACCGCGCCCCCGTAGTGCTGAGCAATGTGCTGGCGCAGGGCGGCGTGCATCTCCTGGGCCTGCGCCGCCGTGGCCGGTGCCCCCGAACCAATGGCCCACAGTGGCTCGTAGGCAACCACGACGTTTCCAAACGCTTCAGCCGACAAGTGAAAAAGGCTTTCGCTCAGCTGGGTTTTGACAAAGCCGAGGTAGTCGCCGTGGGCGCGCAGCGCCGCCGACTCGCCGCAGCAGCAAATAGGCAACAGCTTATTAGCCAGCGCGATACTCACTTTGTCGGCCACCAGCGCGTTGGTTTCGCCAAAGTAGTGCCGGCGTTCGCTGTGCCCCAGCACCACGTAAGTTACCCCCGCGGAGTGCAGCATGGCCGCCGAAATCTCGCCCGTGTAGGCCCCCGCGGCCTGCTGCGCGCAGTTTTGCGCGCCCAGCAACACTGCGCTGCCAGGCCGCAGCAGGGGTAGGGCCGGCACCAGGTACAGCGCTGGCGGGCACACGACCACCGTAACGCCGGGGGCCGCAGCGGCGGGCAGCCCGGCAGCAATGGCCGTGAGCAGGGCGGTAGCCTCGGGCAGCGTCTCGTTCATCTTCCAGTTGCCAGCAATCATTTTCTTGCGCATGATGGGTTGATTTTAAGGATGAAAACTCAAGTCGGATGCACGGCAAAGAGCGCCGGATAGAGACGTTAAGTTCTAGCATCTCGCCCTACCCCAGCACCTCCACCGCGCCCGCAAAGGCCGGCGTGTCCACGGTTTCGGCCCGCGGAATCTCGATGGTGAACGTGCTGCCCTGGCCCTCCTGGCTGGCCACAAAAATGTGGCCGTGGTGCCACTCCACAATGGTTTTGCACAGGGCCAGGCCCAGCCCGGTGGTGGCTTCGCCGCGCAGGCCCGGCCGGCGGGCCTTGGTAAAGCGCTCAAACAAGTACGGCTGCATGGCCAGCGGAATGCCGATGCCATCGTCCACCACCTGAATGCGCACCACGCCGGGGCCCGGCTCGATGTGCACGGCCACGCGGCCGGCATCGGGACTGAATTTGAAGGCGTTACCGACCAGGTTGATAAGCACCTGCGTGAATTTATTGACGTCGATGTTGGCGTATATCGGCTCGGCGGGCAGCGAGTAGGTAAAGGTGTGGCCCAGAAGCCGCTGGCCGGTTTGGAGCTGGTCGAGGGGCACGCGCAACACGGCCCCCACGTCCACGCGGTCCACTTTCAGGTCGGTGTTGGCCGAGGTCAGGAATTCCAGGTTAATCAGCTCCCGAATCATCTTTACGCTGTCGCGGCTGGTGGTTTCCAGCACGTTCAGCATCTTGGGCACCAGGCTGTTGAGCGGCGCGGTCACCTCCTCGCGCAGAAATTCGGCAATCTGCTGCACCATGATGAACGCGCCGCTCAGGTCGTGCGAGAGAATTTCGAGCGTGGCGTTTTTGCGGCTGTTGAAGAGGTCGGCATTTTCCTGGTAGCGCTTCAGCACGCTGGTATCGCGCAGGGTGCCCCCGAGCAGCACCCGGCCCTGCGCATCTTGTTGATAGGAGGGCGTGAGGCAAAACCACTGGTGCGGCTGGCCCTCGTGCAGCAGGCGCACCTCTACTTCGTTGGCGGGCGGGCCCTGCTGCCACCGCGCCCAGTAATGAGCCAGGTAGGCTCGGTCGTCGGGGTGCAGGCGCTGGAGCAAGTCGGGCAGCTCGGTATTCACCAGGCCGCGGGTGCCCCCAAAAACCCGCTCATACGCGGCGTTGACGAAGATAAGGCGGCCCGCCACGAGGTCATACACGAACTGGACGTGGGCGCTGGCTTCCGCCTGGTCCTGAAAGAAGTCGGCGAGGTCAGACATTGGTATTAATCTGCTAAAAGAAAAGACTGGCACGGGTGCGCGCGTGGGCGGCGCAGACACCAGCCGGG
Above is a genomic segment from Hymenobacter psoromatis containing:
- a CDS encoding F0F1 ATP synthase subunit gamma; translated protein: METLLQLTHKMAGAKDIKSVVRAMKAMAAANISQYEAAVSSLAEYYRTVALGLVAYFASEPREPLDVPKPAPPKAPPPRICALVFGSDQGLVGSFNSSLADFVAQALHALPGPQEVWGVGERVQLLLADHGLPLTSRFGVPSSLKAVTPLVGKLLLQAQQNLAKGELTEFYVFHNQPTQAAGYQPVQQRLLPLDAKWRADIAQLTWPTKLVPQVAGGRPPTLAALLHELLFVSLFKACAESLASENASRLQAMQRAEKNINSLLDDMSHQYYRQRQSAIDEELFDVVSGFEALKKDKGREGQ
- a CDS encoding F0F1 ATP synthase subunit A; its protein translation is MHLSSDEVVFWQRGFVTINLTLVTTWGIMLLMVGAAAWGTRHLKTGLHPARWQCALEIIVSGINTQIEQVGLPQPARYIGFIGTLFLFIALANFGIVLPDYQAPTGSLSTTVALALAVFIAVPAFSISQMGLRHYLKTFVQPTFIMLPFNLITDASRTLALAVRLFGNIMSGGLIVAILLSIAPLFFPVLMSLLGLLTGMVQAYIFAILATVYIAAAVTKTPADQPLPAE
- a CDS encoding F0F1 ATP synthase subunit alpha (produces ATP from ADP in the presence of a proton gradient across the membrane. The alpha chain is a catalytic subunit) — encoded protein: MSSSKLPEALSDVFAELVRASEAFVPALVPRELGTVISVSAGVVRVAGLPGAGFEELLTFPSGLFGIAYNLDADEIGVILLGEDSRVSVGDEVERTGRVMDVPVGDALLGRVINPLGEPLDERPPIRTATRLPIERPAAAIMDRAAVDTPLQTGLKVLDALIPIGRGQRELILGDRQTGKTAIALDTILNQQGKNVLCVYCAIGQRASAVAKLIAILRKHQAMAYTVVLVAEGNDAPGLEYIAPYAATSIAEHFMEQGRDVLIVYDDLTHHARAYRELSLLLRRPPGREAFPGDIFYIHSRLLERSTHLSPALGGGSLTALPVIETEAQNISAYIPTNLISITDGQIYLSPKLFEAGILPAVDVGKSVSRVGGVAQLPAYRAATGSLKLDYAQFEELENYARFGTRLDAHTQTVIDHGQRIRQWLKQSELRPLAVTEQLVVLLALTSGYFDQVPLEKMPDAQAQLIQSSQALPPDLLQRLASEKPLLPADHDALLANAKTVLAPFQPPPPAAPTPPPAAPADSKSPAPAASKPPPPPPAAAPPPPPPAAPKPPPPADSKSPA
- a CDS encoding phosphoglucomutase, alpha-D-glucose phosphate-specific; translation: MKISPLAGKPAPPDILVNVPRLVSAYYTDKPDPAVPAQRVAFGTAGHRGSSFTRSFNEDHILAITQSICLYRKAHQIDGPLFMGLDTHALSVPALSTALEVLAANGVTVMLATDGEYTPTPVISHAIVGYNQGRKHGWADGIVITPSHNPPHDGGFKYNPPQGGGAATAVTEWIQNKANELLTNNLKGVQRMSLEKARRAATTQTHDYLNTYIADLGNVLDMDVIRGGGLHLGVDPLGGAGVHYWGAIGAHYRLNLTVVNQTVDPTFRFMTVDWDGQIRMDPSSPYAMQSLIKLKDKFDIAFACDTDHDRHGIVTRSHGLLPPNHYLTVCVDYLFRHRPDWGDAAAVGKSVVTSQLLERAATRLGRRVFETPVGFKWFAAGLLDGSLGFAAEESAGAAFSRLNGQVWTTDKDGFIPALLSAEITACLGKDPGDLYQAITHELGDPVTKLAEAPATPAQQQKLAALTASQVTSTELAGEKITAILTQAPGNHAPIGGLKVTTENGWFAARPSGTEAIYKIYGESFLGQEHLAKIMAQAQEMVDTALAKS
- a CDS encoding F0F1 ATP synthase subunit epsilon (part of catalytic core of ATP synthase; alpha(3)beta(3)gamma(1)delta(1)epsilon(1); involved in producing ATP from ADP in the presence of the proton motive force across the membrane), with protein sequence MSDDLMHLKVLLPSEVFLDVAGVRRVVFETSEGSYGLLPHRLDCVAALVPGILTYQTDGSPEQYVAVDEGVLTKAGAQVSVAVRQALGGSDLAQLQAAVDKQFKAQEAAERTNRRVMAQLESGFIARLEKYRPT
- a CDS encoding F0F1 ATP synthase subunit C gives rise to the protein MDSITTIAMISIIMAGFTTSIGIITPALSEGKAVAAAMSALAQQPDASSTITRTLFVGLAMIESTAIYCFVVSMILIFANPFWNHVIAAHK